ATATGAACTATGGTTGATTGCAGAGAAGACAGGTCACAAATGGGAAATAGGACATGTAGAAAAGCAACCAACGTGAAAAAGAGCTTATTCCATGTTTAGGCTATATGTAAAGAGCATATTAGACAGTTCTAAGGTCATGACTAGCCTGCTGCCTTGACTTCTGGAGCGGCTTCACTTTCTTCCTCAACTTCATGTTCTTCCTCAGCTTCACCAGACATTTCTTCCAATGATCTTCCTTTTGATTCAGGCACCAAGAAAGTAAAGACAATCCCAAGAAAGTTGACTACACCAAGCGTAATAAGTGTATTTCTCACTCCAATACCCTTTTCTGCATACTGAAATCCAAATGCCCCAACTATTGCCCCAGCCTTTCCCGCTGCAGCTGATATACCGTGACATGTTGACCTTAGCCTTGCTGGGAAAATCTCTGCTGGCACGACGAATGTTGTGGCATTTGGACCAAAATTTGCAAAGAAAAACGTGAGGGCATACATTACAACGAAACCAATTCGGTTGGCTTCTAAGGTCCAGTGATGATAAGGAAGGGCCAAGGCAAACATAAATACAGTCATGAAGAAAAACCCCATTAATTGAATAGCAAACCTCCCGATCTTGTCAATGAATGCCACAGTAAACCAATACCCTGGCACAGTGCTGCAGAGAGCTATAAGAGTTTGTGCCCGGCCAATTCGGAAAACTTCCTCAAGGGCACTCATTTCTTTTGGTTTAGGAATCCAATTAATGCCAGTGAAAATATCCTTCTGAAACAAATTCTGGCTGTAGAAGGCAATATCTAACAAGAACCAAGCAGTCGTGGTTCCTACCAAATGAAGCCCATGTCGGGAAACAAACTCCGCAGAGAACAAACCAAAATCGTTTCCCCGTTCtctgtcatcaattttctcCTGTTCAGTCTCCAATTCAACCTGCAGAACTTTGGTCATATCTGCAGCTGCCTGTTTGGCATTCTTGGCAACCAAGGCAGTGTAACGAGCAGTTTCAGGCATCTTCATGCGCCAGTAATATGTAAGTGCAGCTGGGATTGCTCCAAACATTACAATTATTCGCCAAACATAATCAGCTTCTGGAGGAGTGGAGCCAATATTATCAAATTTATAAGCCTGGGCAGGGTATTTGGCCTTGAAAGCTGCTGAAACTATAATAGCAACCATCCCACCAGCCAGAATTCCAAAACCTTGCATTGCAAACACTGCAGCAATGAAGGCTCCCCGAGTCTTCTTGTTGGCATACTCGGACATGATAGTGGCAGAAAGCGGgtagtcaccgccaatcccaAAGCCAAGCCAGAACCTGAAGAAGCACAGTGTAGCCATAACAGCTTTGGGATTGTTTCCAAAGGAAAGGCCACAAGCAATTGAACAAATGACCATGAGCATGAGGGTCATGCCATATGCACTTTTGCGGCCCATTTTGTCACCGAGCCAGCCAAAGAAGAGTTGCCCTGCAAGGGTTCCGCAGAGGGCAACGCCATTGACAGCAGCCGAGACATTTGAAGGCAGAGAGCCAGGATCAGGAGAGCCAGCCTTGTAATAGTACAAGCGGCCCAACAGTTTGGTCACCAGAGAGATGCAAAAGAGATCATATGCATCAGTGAAAAAGCCCATGCCAGcgatcacaattgctgtgaaaTGGTACCATTGTGTTTTGGCAACATCAAGGGCCTTAAGCACTTGGAGTTCCTTAGTCATGACTAGGCCTTCTCAGTCACAGGAGCTCTTGTACCGTCTTAAAGTGCCTTAACTCTAGTATCCTGAAATTTGAAACAGATTATTAAAGTAAAATATCAATATGTGACACATTTATGACAGAAGAATTAACATGCAACCCGGAAAAGTCAGGGGGTGAGTCAGACTCGTTCGAGTGGAAACTATTAGACTTGTGAGCTGTGGCGTTGAAACAAACAGAAAACAGCGGGTTAGTTAAGAAGACCATAAAAGGAGAAGCCAAAATTTTCCACAGCTGCATATACTGATATGGGGAAGCGgggaagcttttttttttttttttttttttttagaaatagacttcaattcaataTAGAATGAAGGAAGTTATAGCTGTGACCAATAATAACAGGTAACAAGCCCCGCTTACAAGCCAACTATCCATCGGATGAATGCTCCCCCACACATAACTTTCATTGTGCCGGACAATGTCTAAAACttctaaactctctaatgaCAACACCATACTGAGAAGCGAGACTCTGTTAAACAGAAGTGTCCATCTCGGCTTGTCTACGAGAAACACAAAACATCCCTACCCTCCATGAGAGGAGAGGAACTACCCAACCTTCACCTTCTAAAAGAGGAGAAGACTCACAACCCTCATCCTCAAAAGAGGAGAGGTACTCgcctatttcaaaaaatttatcaaaatataaaaaacaaacctAACAAACCACTGAAAACACACAAACTGAAAACACTATATGCTCTTCTAGGCCGTATGCCCACTAGCCTTTTGCCCAACCACTTTTACACATGATTTTCTGACAGTACCCCACA
This genomic interval from Carya illinoinensis cultivar Pawnee chromosome 2, C.illinoinensisPawnee_v1, whole genome shotgun sequence contains the following:
- the LOC122300689 gene encoding low affinity inorganic phosphate transporter 1-like encodes the protein MTKELQVLKALDVAKTQWYHFTAIVIAGMGFFTDAYDLFCISLVTKLLGRLYYYKAGSPDPGSLPSNVSAAVNGVALCGTLAGQLFFGWLGDKMGRKSAYGMTLMLMVICSIACGLSFGNNPKAVMATLCFFRFWLGFGIGGDYPLSATIMSEYANKKTRGAFIAAVFAMQGFGILAGGMVAIIVSAAFKAKYPAQAYKFDNIGSTPPEADYVWRIIVMFGAIPAALTYYWRMKMPETARYTALVAKNAKQAAADMTKVLQVELETEQEKIDDRERGNDFGLFSAEFVSRHGLHLVGTTTAWFLLDIAFYSQNLFQKDIFTGINWIPKPKEMSALEEVFRIGRAQTLIALCSTVPGYWFTVAFIDKIGRFAIQLMGFFFMTVFMFALALPYHHWTLEANRIGFVVMYALTFFFANFGPNATTFVVPAEIFPARLRSTCHGISAAAGKAGAIVGAFGFQYAEKGIGVRNTLITLGVVNFLGIVFTFLVPESKGRSLEEMSGEAEEEHEVEEESEAAPEVKAAG